A part of Flavobacteriaceae bacterium GSB9 genomic DNA contains:
- a CDS encoding PorT family protein: MRNSKNAFFLLAIVLMIPTAILAQTAEGIGFKGGLNYNANGDYFESISSNSKHPDRNVGYHLGIFGKIGKTLYLRPELVYTSTKSDYDSDTFEMQKLDAPVLVGAKILGPLSVFGGPSFQYILDSEFAGININDVKEDFSVGLNFGIGLNFKKLGVDLRYERGFSDNEATFINSNMNTYDRLDTRPDQLILSLSLLL, translated from the coding sequence ATGAGAAATTCAAAAAATGCATTCTTTCTACTGGCAATAGTTTTAATGATCCCAACCGCAATTCTTGCCCAAACTGCAGAGGGCATTGGTTTTAAAGGTGGCTTAAACTATAATGCCAATGGCGATTATTTTGAATCTATTAGCAGCAACTCGAAACATCCCGACCGTAATGTGGGGTATCATCTGGGCATTTTTGGAAAAATTGGCAAAACCCTTTACCTAAGACCAGAGCTTGTTTACACCAGTACTAAAAGTGATTACGATAGTGATACTTTTGAAATGCAGAAACTGGATGCCCCTGTGTTAGTGGGTGCTAAAATTTTAGGTCCGCTGAGTGTGTTTGGAGGCCCATCATTTCAGTATATATTGGATTCTGAATTTGCTGGTATAAATATTAATGATGTAAAAGAAGATTTTTCTGTTGGCCTAAATTTTGGTATCGGGTTGAATTTCAAAAAGCTTGGTGTCGACCTACGCTACGAACGTGGCTTTAGTGATAACGAAGCTACTTTTATAAACAGCAACATGAATACTTACGACAGACTGGACACTCGTCCAGATCAACTCATTTTGAGTTTATCACTATTACTTTAA
- the tgt gene encoding tRNA guanosine(34) transglycosylase Tgt yields the protein MKFELNGTDARSKARAGKITTDHGVIETPIFMPVGTVASVKGVHQRELKNDINPDIILGNTYHLYLRPQTPILEKAGGLHKFMNWDRNILTDSGGYQVYSLSANRKIKEEGVKFKSHIDGSYHTFTPENVMEIQRTIGADIIMAFDECTPYPCDYNYAKRSMHMTHRWLDRCINHLEKTPLKYGYNQAFFPIVQGSTYKDLRKQSAEYIANAGAFGNAIGGLSVGEPAEEMYAMTDVVCSILPEEKPRYLMGVGTPINILENIALGVDMFDCVMPTRNARNGMLFTANGTINIKNLKWAEDFSPVDEMGITFVDTDYSKAYLRHLFTVNERLGAQIATIHNLGFYLWLVREARKHILAGDFKLWKDKMVKQMDKRL from the coding sequence ATGAAGTTTGAATTAAACGGAACAGATGCCCGAAGTAAGGCAAGAGCTGGAAAAATCACTACCGATCATGGTGTGATAGAAACACCTATTTTCATGCCTGTTGGTACGGTAGCTTCGGTGAAAGGCGTGCACCAACGCGAGTTGAAAAATGATATTAATCCCGATATTATATTAGGAAATACCTATCATTTATATCTGCGCCCCCAAACCCCAATATTGGAAAAAGCGGGTGGGCTACATAAATTCATGAATTGGGACCGCAATATTTTAACCGATTCGGGCGGGTATCAGGTTTATTCACTTTCGGCTAACCGAAAAATTAAGGAAGAAGGCGTAAAATTTAAATCGCACATAGACGGTAGCTACCATACTTTTACACCCGAGAACGTTATGGAAATTCAGCGTACCATCGGAGCCGATATCATTATGGCTTTTGATGAATGCACACCCTATCCATGCGATTACAATTATGCTAAGCGTTCTATGCACATGACTCACCGTTGGTTGGATAGGTGCATTAATCATCTTGAAAAAACACCCTTAAAATATGGTTATAACCAAGCTTTTTTCCCTATAGTTCAAGGGAGTACATATAAAGATTTACGCAAACAATCAGCCGAATATATTGCAAATGCAGGTGCTTTTGGAAATGCTATAGGTGGTTTGTCGGTTGGTGAGCCTGCCGAGGAAATGTATGCAATGACCGATGTGGTATGCTCCATTTTACCAGAAGAAAAGCCCAGGTATTTAATGGGCGTGGGCACGCCAATCAATATTTTAGAAAATATAGCGTTAGGTGTAGACATGTTTGATTGTGTGATGCCAACCCGAAACGCAAGAAACGGGATGCTGTTTACGGCAAACGGAACCATAAACATAAAAAATTTAAAGTGGGCCGAAGATTTTTCACCCGTAGACGAAATGGGAATTACTTTTGTAGATACCGATTACTCTAAAGCCTATTTACGCCATTTATTTACGGTGAACGAAAGATTAGGGGCTCAAATAGCAACCATCCATAATTTAGGTTTTTATTTGTGGTTGGTTCGTGAAGCCAGAAAACATATATTAGCGGGAGATTTTAAACTGTGGAAAGACAAAATGGTAAAACAAATGGACAAGCGTTTGTAA
- a CDS encoding LptF/LptG family permease, translated as MKILDWYILKRYLLTFTMLLLLFIPIMITVHLAEKIGKILENEVPIGEVLVYFLDFTVYFTFLLFPLFLFISVIWFTSKLANNTEVIAFLSSGVSFTRFLRPYLIGAGIVALFSILLGMVLAPKASEGFNDFTYKYLKKGKSAVDNTDVYRQINDKEIIYVSRFNIKNNTGSDFTLEHFEGNELKYKISASSIKYIEEDTLYRLVNYVKRDIGENEDKLEIIRRKDTLFDFDVDDLIPVIYAAETKMYGELKQFIEKEEARGSSNVGRFKLVLYRKWSLPVSVFILTIIAVAVSSIKRRGGMGVNLAVGICIAMVFVFFDKIFGVMAEQSDFSPVVAVWFPNVLFGILAVYLLYNAKR; from the coding sequence ATGAAAATACTTGATTGGTACATATTAAAACGCTATTTACTAACATTTACCATGTTATTGTTGTTGTTTATTCCGATAATGATAACGGTTCATCTTGCCGAAAAAATTGGTAAAATATTAGAAAATGAAGTGCCTATAGGCGAAGTGCTCGTTTATTTTTTAGACTTTACGGTGTATTTTACCTTTCTGCTCTTTCCTCTATTTCTGTTTATTTCTGTTATTTGGTTTACATCAAAACTGGCCAATAATACCGAGGTTATTGCATTTTTAAGTTCTGGGGTGTCTTTTACACGTTTCTTACGGCCTTACTTAATAGGAGCAGGAATCGTGGCTTTGTTTTCTATTCTTTTGGGTATGGTTTTGGCACCAAAGGCTAGCGAAGGGTTTAATGATTTTACCTATAAATATTTGAAAAAGGGTAAAAGTGCTGTAGATAATACCGATGTTTACAGGCAGATTAATGATAAAGAAATTATTTATGTAAGCCGTTTTAATATTAAAAACAATACAGGCAGTGATTTTACTTTAGAGCATTTTGAAGGCAATGAGTTGAAATATAAAATTTCGGCAAGTAGTATCAAATACATCGAAGAAGACACTTTGTATAGGTTGGTCAATTACGTTAAAAGGGATATTGGTGAAAATGAAGATAAACTTGAAATAATACGTCGTAAAGACACCCTTTTTGATTTTGATGTGGACGACTTGATTCCTGTTATTTATGCCGCAGAAACCAAAATGTATGGCGAACTAAAACAATTTATAGAAAAGGAAGAAGCCCGCGGGTCTTCAAATGTAGGGCGTTTTAAATTGGTATTGTACCGGAAATGGAGTTTGCCGGTTTCAGTATTTATTTTAACCATTATTGCTGTGGCGGTATCTTCAATTAAGCGAAGAGGCGGTATGGGGGTGAACTTAGCGGTTGGTATCTGTATTGCCATGGTTTTTGTGTTCTTCGATAAGATTTTTGGTGTCATGGCCGAGCAATCCGATTTTTCTCCAGTGGTGGCCGTCTGGTTTCCAAATGTTCTTTTTGGTATATTAGCTGTTTACTTGCTATATAATGCCAAGCGCTAA
- a CDS encoding DMT family transporter encodes MPSAKIKSYLHLHFLVFIAGFTAILGELISLSAIDLVWYRMIMAAALMFGFIRLTKVKLKIDLKALVKFSIAGVIIALHWITFFGAIDVSNVSITLAMFSTGAFFASIIEPVIYKRGIIWYEILFGILVVIGVFIITQSEIKYWLGIVLGVFSAFLSSLFAVLNGSFLKRHSATVISFYEFLSGVVFISAYLFCCGDGFSIAFFDISQTDFLYLFILASVCTAYAFIASVYVMKEISPYTVVLTYNLEPLYGIFMAVFLFPEKEKMSLQFYLGASIILSVVLLNAFLKSNRRIKRKHS; translated from the coding sequence ATGCCAAGCGCTAAAATAAAAAGTTATTTACATCTTCATTTTTTGGTTTTTATAGCCGGCTTTACAGCTATTTTGGGCGAGTTGATTTCGTTATCTGCAATTGATTTGGTATGGTACAGGATGATTATGGCAGCTGCTTTAATGTTTGGTTTTATACGGCTAACCAAAGTAAAGTTGAAAATAGATTTAAAAGCTTTGGTGAAGTTTTCAATAGCTGGCGTTATAATAGCTTTACATTGGATTACGTTTTTTGGAGCTATAGACGTTTCAAATGTTTCCATAACATTGGCTATGTTTTCAACGGGTGCTTTTTTTGCGTCAATCATTGAGCCCGTTATTTATAAACGCGGCATCATTTGGTATGAAATTTTGTTCGGCATCTTAGTGGTTATAGGAGTTTTTATAATAACCCAAAGCGAAATAAAATATTGGTTAGGCATTGTTTTAGGGGTTTTTTCGGCATTTTTATCATCATTATTTGCTGTGCTAAATGGTAGTTTTTTAAAGCGCCATTCGGCTACGGTCATTTCCTTTTATGAGTTTTTAAGTGGGGTAGTGTTTATTTCTGCGTATTTGTTTTGCTGTGGCGACGGGTTTTCAATAGCTTTTTTTGATATCAGTCAAACCGATTTTTTATACCTTTTTATTTTAGCATCTGTTTGTACTGCATATGCTTTTATTGCTTCGGTTTACGTTATGAAGGAAATAAGTCCGTATACCGTGGTGCTTACATATAACTTGGAACCATTGTATGGCATATTTATGGCGGTCTTTTTATTCCCCGAAAAAGAAAAAATGAGTTTGCAATTTTATCTCGGTGCATCGATAATACTGAGCGTGGTATTGCTAAATGCCTTTTTAAAATCCAATAGACGGATAAAAAGGAAGCATTCTTAA
- a CDS encoding acetyl-CoA carboxylase carboxyltransferase subunit alpha → MEYLEFELPIKDLEEQLQKCKLIGEESDVDVTETCKKIEIKLADTQKDIYKNLSPWQRVQLSRHPDRPYTLDYIRAICGDSFLELHGDRSFKDDKAMIGGLGKIGDQSFMFIGQQKGYNTKTRQYRNFGMANPEGYRKALRLMKSAEKFGIPVVTLLDTPGAYPGLEAEERGQGEAIARNILEMTRLKVPVITIVIGEGASGGALGIGVGDRVLMLENTWYSVISPESCSSILWHSWEYKEQAAEALKLTAADMKKLKLVDAIIKEPLGGAHRDREKTFKSVSSAIVKNYEDLKKLSPKDLVDQRMSKYAEMGVFKG, encoded by the coding sequence ATGGAATATTTAGAATTTGAACTACCTATAAAGGATCTCGAAGAGCAATTGCAAAAGTGTAAGCTAATTGGAGAAGAGAGTGATGTTGATGTTACCGAAACCTGCAAAAAGATTGAAATAAAGTTAGCCGATACCCAAAAAGATATATACAAAAATTTATCACCATGGCAGCGCGTGCAATTGTCGCGCCACCCCGATAGACCGTATACCTTAGATTATATTCGCGCTATTTGTGGCGATTCTTTTTTAGAATTGCATGGCGACAGAAGCTTTAAAGATGACAAAGCCATGATTGGTGGTTTGGGTAAAATTGGCGACCAAAGTTTTATGTTTATTGGCCAACAAAAAGGATACAATACAAAAACGAGACAGTATAGAAATTTTGGAATGGCCAACCCAGAAGGGTATAGAAAAGCATTGCGTTTAATGAAATCGGCCGAAAAATTTGGAATTCCAGTGGTTACACTTCTCGACACACCTGGTGCATATCCTGGTTTAGAAGCTGAAGAACGTGGTCAAGGTGAAGCCATTGCGAGAAATATTTTAGAAATGACCCGACTTAAAGTACCGGTAATTACTATTGTAATAGGCGAAGGTGCTTCTGGTGGAGCCTTGGGCATAGGAGTAGGAGATAGAGTGTTGATGTTAGAAAATACTTGGTATTCAGTTATATCTCCAGAATCTTGTTCTTCGATTCTTTGGCATAGTTGGGAGTATAAAGAACAAGCGGCTGAAGCGCTAAAGCTTACAGCTGCCGACATGAAAAAGCTAAAACTTGTTGATGCCATTATAAAAGAACCTCTTGGAGGCGCACATAGAGATCGAGAAAAAACTTTTAAATCTGTTAGTAGTGCGATTGTAAAAAATTACGAGGATTTAAAAAAGTTATCACCAAAAGACCTTGTAGATCAGCGTATGTCAAAATATGCCGAAATGGGCGTATTTAAGGGATAA
- the dnaB gene encoding replicative DNA helicase — protein sequence MKQPNQLQGYKVDKSTLISLEKGKIPPQAVDLEEVVLGAMMIDKKGVDEVIDILSPDAFYKDSHQHIFEAVFQLFENSEPVDLLTVSSQLKKNGKLELIGGDFYLISLTQKVSSSAHIEFHARIILQKFIQRSLIKISNEIIEDSYDETKDVFDLLDKAEAKLYEVTQGNIKKSSETAQELVIQAKKKIEEISNKEGLSGIPTGFTKLDKLTSGWQPSDLIIVAARPGMGKTALTLSMARNIAVDQNIPVAFFSLEMASVQLITRLISSETGLSSEKLRTGKLEKHEWEQLNVKVKDLEKAPLFIDDTPSLSIFDLRAKARRLSSQHGIKLIMIDYLQLMTGGSAHAGNREQEISMISRNLKALAKELNVPVIALSQLSRAVETRGGSKRPLLSDLRESGAIEQDADIVSFIYRPEYYKIDEWDDEERSPTEGQAEFIIAKHRNGGLENIRLKFLGHLGKFDNLDDFDSPFEFHSKMNEGGDDNFASDNFKASPDQAFGSSFNDDENDVPF from the coding sequence ATGAAACAACCAAACCAACTTCAAGGATATAAAGTCGATAAAAGTACCCTAATTAGTCTTGAGAAAGGAAAAATACCACCGCAAGCAGTTGATTTAGAAGAAGTTGTGTTGGGTGCAATGATGATTGATAAAAAAGGGGTAGATGAGGTTATCGATATTTTGAGTCCAGACGCCTTTTATAAAGATTCCCATCAGCATATATTCGAGGCTGTATTTCAATTATTTGAAAATAGTGAACCGGTCGACTTATTAACCGTTTCTAGTCAGTTAAAGAAAAATGGAAAACTCGAACTCATCGGGGGCGATTTTTACCTCATTTCTTTAACCCAAAAAGTGTCCTCATCGGCTCATATTGAGTTTCATGCGCGTATTATTCTTCAAAAATTCATTCAACGTAGTTTGATAAAAATTTCAAATGAAATAATAGAAGATTCTTACGACGAAACGAAAGATGTTTTTGATCTTTTAGATAAAGCAGAGGCCAAACTTTACGAAGTAACCCAAGGAAATATAAAAAAATCGAGCGAAACGGCTCAAGAATTGGTTATTCAAGCCAAAAAGAAGATTGAGGAAATCTCAAATAAAGAAGGACTTAGTGGCATTCCAACGGGGTTTACCAAATTAGATAAACTAACCTCGGGTTGGCAGCCTTCAGATTTAATTATTGTGGCGGCACGTCCGGGTATGGGTAAAACCGCATTAACGTTATCGATGGCACGAAACATTGCTGTTGATCAAAATATTCCGGTCGCTTTTTTCTCGTTAGAGATGGCCTCGGTTCAGTTGATTACGCGTTTAATTTCAAGTGAAACAGGGCTGTCTTCAGAAAAGTTAAGAACAGGAAAATTAGAAAAGCATGAATGGGAGCAGCTTAACGTAAAAGTAAAGGATCTTGAAAAGGCACCGCTTTTTATTGATGATACACCATCGCTTTCCATTTTCGATTTAAGAGCAAAAGCTAGACGTTTATCGTCGCAGCACGGTATTAAGTTGATCATGATTGATTATCTGCAATTAATGACGGGAGGAAGTGCCCATGCCGGTAACCGTGAACAGGAAATTTCAATGATTTCCAGAAACTTAAAGGCTTTAGCAAAGGAACTTAACGTGCCAGTAATTGCACTTTCGCAGTTATCGCGTGCCGTTGAAACCCGTGGAGGAAGTAAGCGCCCGTTATTGTCAGATTTACGTGAATCGGGAGCGATTGAGCAAGATGCCGATATTGTGAGTTTTATTTACCGCCCAGAATATTATAAAATTGATGAGTGGGATGACGAAGAACGCTCTCCAACAGAGGGTCAAGCAGAATTTATAATCGCCAAGCACCGTAATGGTGGATTGGAAAATATCCGATTGAAATTCTTAGGACATTTAGGTAAGTTTGATAATCTTGACGATTTCGATTCGCCATTCGAATTCCATTCTAAAATGAATGAAGGTGGAGACGATAATTTCGCATCAGATAACTTTAAGGCTAGCCCTGACCAAGCTTTTGGTAGTTCGTTTAATGACGATGAGAATGACGTGCCGTTTTAA
- a CDS encoding asparagine synthetase B has product MKKTLIIILFLFISIKSYGSYILIPMDAEGQKNHLKAYGITYWTLSKQLKVKWLLNYKGGSFLLPDTADIQRECQIRGVSFEVISNSKAEGILEEISSPSQNMEAVVLEKAPKIAVYTPSGKLPWDDAVTMVLQYAEIPYETVYDEEVLNDGLLAFDWLHLHHEDFTGQYGKFYAQYRAASWYIEEKKEAEALAQKLGYNKVSQAKLAVALKIRDYVVGGGFMFAMCSATDSFDIALSAEGVDICEPMFDGDGSDPGYQNKIDYRKTFAFTDFLLERSPNVYEFSSIDMTRKRMVPKTADYFSLMEFSAKWDPVPTMLCQNHTALVKGFMGQTTSFTRDEIKSNVLVMGETKSNGEAKYVHGIKGKGFFTFYGGHDPEDYQHRVGDAKTELDLHPTSPGYRLILNNVLFPAAKKKKQKT; this is encoded by the coding sequence ATGAAAAAGACATTGATAATCATTCTGTTTTTATTTATTTCCATTAAATCTTATGGTTCGTACATTCTTATTCCTATGGATGCTGAAGGTCAAAAAAACCATTTGAAAGCTTACGGAATAACGTATTGGACTTTAAGTAAACAATTAAAAGTAAAATGGCTTTTAAATTATAAAGGCGGTTCTTTTTTGCTTCCTGATACTGCAGATATTCAGAGAGAATGCCAAATTAGAGGTGTGTCTTTTGAAGTGATTTCCAATAGTAAAGCCGAGGGGATTTTAGAAGAAATTAGCAGCCCTAGTCAAAATATGGAAGCTGTGGTATTGGAAAAAGCACCCAAAATAGCCGTTTACACCCCAAGTGGAAAATTACCTTGGGACGATGCGGTAACCATGGTATTGCAATATGCCGAGATACCTTATGAAACGGTTTACGACGAAGAGGTTTTAAATGATGGGTTGCTAGCTTTCGATTGGCTGCATTTGCACCACGAAGATTTTACCGGTCAATATGGTAAGTTTTACGCGCAATATCGTGCAGCATCATGGTATATTGAAGAAAAGAAAGAAGCCGAAGCTTTAGCGCAAAAACTGGGTTACAATAAAGTATCTCAGGCTAAATTGGCGGTTGCATTAAAAATAAGGGACTATGTAGTTGGGGGTGGGTTTATGTTTGCCATGTGCAGTGCTACCGACAGTTTCGATATTGCACTTTCTGCCGAAGGTGTTGATATTTGTGAACCAATGTTTGATGGAGATGGGAGCGACCCTGGTTATCAAAACAAAATCGATTATAGAAAAACCTTTGCTTTTACAGATTTCCTTTTAGAGAGGAGCCCAAACGTATATGAGTTTTCATCTATCGACATGACCAGAAAACGTATGGTGCCAAAAACAGCCGACTATTTCTCACTTATGGAGTTTTCAGCAAAATGGGACCCTGTGCCAACCATGCTTTGTCAAAATCACACCGCTTTGGTTAAGGGCTTTATGGGGCAAACTACATCGTTCACTAGAGATGAAATAAAATCGAATGTGTTGGTCATGGGAGAAACAAAAAGTAATGGAGAGGCTAAATATGTTCATGGTATTAAAGGAAAAGGCTTTTTTACGTTTTACGGCGGTCATGATCCAGAAGATTATCAACACAGGGTAGGTGATGCCAAAACCGAACTTGATTTGCACCCCACATCTCCAGGCTACAGGTTAATATTAAATAATGTGTTGTTTCCGGCTGCAAAAAAGAAAAAGCAGAAAACTTAA
- a CDS encoding secondary thiamine-phosphate synthase enzyme YjbQ, which yields MKIFQKEIQIKALSRGFHLITDEVLSQIPEIREIKIGQLQVFIKHTSASLTINENADYTVRLDFESHFNKMVPENAPYYKHTYEGADDMPAHIKSSLLGASVQIPITNGRLNLGTWQGVYLCEHRDFGGSRKLVVTVFGA from the coding sequence ATGAAAATTTTTCAAAAAGAAATACAAATAAAGGCATTATCGAGAGGGTTTCATTTAATTACCGATGAAGTTTTAAGTCAAATCCCTGAAATAAGGGAAATCAAAATAGGCCAATTACAGGTTTTTATAAAACATACTTCGGCAAGTTTGACCATTAATGAAAATGCCGATTATACTGTAAGATTGGATTTTGAAAGTCATTTTAATAAAATGGTGCCTGAAAACGCCCCTTATTACAAACATACCTACGAAGGCGCAGACGATATGCCGGCACATATTAAAAGTTCTTTACTTGGGGCTTCGGTGCAAATACCAATTACCAATGGAAGGTTAAATTTAGGCACTTGGCAAGGTGTTTATTTGTGCGAACATAGAGATTTTGGTGGCAGCAGAAAATTAGTGGTTACTGTTTTTGGTGCATAA
- a CDS encoding ATP-grasp domain-containing protein, which translates to MAFSVLIPDGESHLLIYVINSLSQIKELKVYVMSTNRHIPLKYSRSVHKLSYYPLEENEENWIKSINTESSKYNVDLIMPIYEKGIEILIRHRDKISNNNKLVLLPDIEDFIKAKDKWLLMRHLEENSIAHPKSFLLEKLDKQTLNFPFIVKPTRGIGGGKNISLIKDAFKLESFCTASKLLGGEYIAQEYVNGYDIGCSVLCKSGVILAYTIQKASLKADNPFAPFLGFDFVYEEKLYLLISDLMKSLNWSGVAHVDTRYDIDEKTFKILEINTRFWGSLDASLLAGVNFPYLYCLASLNQSFPMPEYKTINCLNLKGIVKSLKSDVKFAFRWKFILNNTSLKFALNDPAPMVYKYIVRTKNIMNNRLKKLF; encoded by the coding sequence ATGGCATTTTCTGTTTTAATACCTGATGGTGAGAGTCACTTACTGATATATGTAATCAATAGTTTGTCTCAAATTAAAGAACTTAAAGTTTATGTTATGTCGACCAATAGGCATATCCCGCTTAAGTACTCAAGATCTGTACATAAGTTGTCATATTATCCACTGGAGGAAAATGAAGAAAATTGGATTAAAAGCATTAATACTGAATCCAGTAAGTATAATGTTGACCTTATTATGCCCATATACGAAAAAGGTATTGAAATTTTGATAAGGCATAGAGATAAAATATCAAACAATAACAAACTAGTTTTATTGCCAGATATCGAGGATTTCATCAAGGCCAAAGACAAGTGGCTTTTAATGCGACATTTGGAAGAAAATAGCATAGCTCACCCTAAAAGTTTTTTATTAGAAAAATTGGATAAGCAAACATTAAATTTTCCATTTATCGTAAAGCCTACCCGGGGAATAGGAGGAGGAAAGAATATAAGCTTAATTAAAGATGCCTTTAAGCTTGAGTCTTTTTGTACTGCTAGTAAACTACTTGGAGGAGAATACATAGCTCAAGAATATGTTAACGGGTATGATATAGGATGCAGTGTGTTGTGCAAATCAGGAGTTATTTTGGCTTATACAATTCAAAAAGCATCGTTAAAGGCTGATAACCCTTTTGCTCCTTTTTTGGGTTTTGATTTCGTTTATGAAGAAAAGCTATATCTATTAATATCTGACTTAATGAAATCTCTTAATTGGTCTGGGGTTGCTCACGTGGATACTAGGTATGATATTGACGAGAAAACCTTTAAAATATTAGAGATTAACACAAGGTTTTGGGGCTCTTTAGATGCTTCTTTGCTTGCAGGTGTTAATTTTCCTTATTTGTATTGTTTGGCTAGTTTGAATCAAAGTTTCCCAATGCCAGAGTATAAGACAATAAATTGTTTGAATTTGAAAGGGATTGTAAAAAGTTTAAAGAGTGATGTTAAGTTTGCTTTTAGGTGGAAGTTTATTTTGAACAATACGTCTCTTAAATTTGCATTAAATGACCCCGCTCCCATGGTATATAAATATATAGTTAGAACCAAAAACATTATGAACAATAGACTAAAGAAACTTTTCTAG
- a CDS encoding CoF synthetase yields MNIRKNIFWLTDFINRGQIKNHLNDITEIQENENTSQQIRDKHLNGLVKHAIATTPFYKGYGNFKSFHEFPIIDKNIIRNNFDCFTSKSYLNKPKFTVSTSGSTGVPFRLYQGKIKKQRKTADLIYFSKKAGYTVGHKLYYLESWRHLGNNLLKSFIKNLHYVDITRFNRIEIQKLINKLERTTKPQNIVGLPSAFEEMCNYLDEINYYKPKTCRITSIISVSEFLDEDLKKKLERYFDSKVVSRYSNEEMGVLAQQNRFNEDETFEVNWASYHVEILKIGSDEPADQGELGRIIITDLFNYCMPIIRYDTGDIGAFEEKSTSSGLLKLKTIEGRKMDILYDTEGNLISPHLINTIFYKYGKHFKQFQFIQNAKNQYTVKLNTKTPFFEENKLIRDIKIDFGDDAIINVIYVDEIPTLASGKRRKVVNNYIKTD; encoded by the coding sequence GTGAATATTAGGAAAAACATATTTTGGTTAACTGATTTTATAAATAGAGGTCAAATAAAGAATCATTTAAATGATATTACTGAAATACAAGAAAATGAAAATACATCTCAACAAATAAGAGACAAACACCTTAACGGATTAGTGAAACACGCCATAGCAACAACACCCTTTTATAAAGGCTATGGTAACTTTAAAAGCTTTCATGAATTTCCCATTATTGATAAAAATATAATACGAAACAATTTTGATTGCTTTACCTCAAAATCGTATTTAAACAAACCTAAATTTACAGTTTCAACAAGCGGATCAACAGGTGTCCCTTTTCGCCTCTATCAAGGCAAGATTAAAAAGCAAAGAAAAACGGCCGATTTAATATATTTTTCAAAAAAAGCGGGTTATACCGTTGGGCACAAATTATATTACCTAGAATCTTGGAGACACCTAGGCAACAACTTATTAAAGTCGTTTATAAAAAACCTACACTATGTAGACATCACTCGTTTTAATAGAATTGAAATCCAAAAGCTCATCAATAAACTTGAAAGAACAACCAAACCACAAAATATTGTTGGTTTGCCTTCAGCTTTTGAAGAAATGTGTAATTACTTGGATGAAATAAATTATTACAAACCGAAAACATGCCGAATAACCTCTATAATATCGGTTTCGGAATTTTTAGATGAAGATTTAAAAAAAAAATTAGAACGTTATTTTGATTCTAAAGTAGTCTCTAGATATTCAAACGAAGAAATGGGCGTTTTAGCACAACAGAACAGGTTTAATGAAGACGAGACTTTCGAAGTAAATTGGGCTAGTTACCATGTAGAAATACTAAAAATTGGGTCTGACGAACCTGCTGACCAAGGCGAACTAGGTCGTATTATTATAACCGATTTATTCAACTACTGCATGCCCATTATTCGATATGATACTGGAGATATTGGAGCTTTTGAAGAAAAAAGCACCTCGAGTGGCTTGCTCAAACTAAAGACTATTGAAGGAAGAAAAATGGACATTCTTTATGATACTGAAGGCAACTTAATATCTCCTCACCTCATAAATACTATTTTTTATAAATATGGGAAACATTTTAAACAGTTTCAATTTATTCAAAATGCTAAAAACCAATACACAGTAAAACTGAACACAAAAACACCTTTTTTTGAAGAAAACAAACTCATTCGTGATATAAAAATTGATTTTGGAGATGATGCAATCATCAATGTCATTTATGTTGACGAAATCCCCACATTGGCATCAGGAAAAAGAAGAAAGGTCGTTAACAATTACATAAAAACAGACTAG
- the rplT gene encoding 50S ribosomal protein L20, whose product MPRSVNSVAKRARRKKVIKQAKGYFGRRKNVWTVAKNAVDKAMQYSYRDRRNKKRTFRALWITRINAGAREHGLSYSQFMGKLKANGVELNRKVLADLAMNNPEAFKAVVEKVK is encoded by the coding sequence ATGCCAAGATCAGTAAATTCTGTAGCTAAAAGAGCCAGAAGAAAAAAGGTAATAAAACAAGCTAAAGGTTACTTTGGACGTCGTAAAAACGTTTGGACAGTAGCTAAAAATGCGGTTGATAAAGCGATGCAATACTCGTACAGAGACCGTAGAAACAAAAAAAGAACATTCCGTGCTTTGTGGATTACGCGTATTAACGCCGGTGCCAGAGAACATGGTTTATCTTATTCTCAATTCATGGGTAAATTAAAAGCTAATGGTGTTGAATTAAACCGTAAGGTTTTAGCCGATTTAGCTATGAATAACCCAGAGGCTTTTAAAGCTGTAGTAGAGAAAGTAAAATAA